AAAGATGAAGTTTTGGGTTTGTTATTTTAAAATTTTAAACAGATTTGAAGTCAATTCGAGCGAATTTGAACTGGTTTCATCTTGTATACAACTCAATAGTACTTTTATTGCCAAACTAAAAATTATAATAACATGAAGTATGTACGATTAGTAATTTTAAGCATGACTATGATTTTTTTGTCATGTTCAAAAGAAGAAGAAAGTGTGCAAATGTTAGAAACATTTGAAAAAGAAAAAGTCATCACAAATCGATCTAAAGGAGGAAATAAAGTACCACCCATAGGTACTCCATATTCTCTTATTGAAGAAGAAAATATGATGTATATGACTTCATATCTCATCGGCTTGACATTATTACAAGATCAAGCAGCGAGAGATTATTTTTATCAAGAATTAACCGGAAAACAGCAAAAAATTAGCTTAAGAACTTTATTAAACGGAACGAACAATCCTTTTGAAACAGCTTTTAGTGGGCGTTACATGTTGTACAATTGGTATACAGACCCTAAAGGAGAACCAACACCACCAATATCTTCTGCAATTCCAGATCCTTTGGAAAGAGCTTATGATGTGTTGCATATGGGATATTACACCTATTATCTTTCGATTCATAACGATTACGATTGGGATATACATGTACCGAACAAGCACATATTATTTAGCTATTTTAACTTTAATCAATACCTGAATCATAAACAATATATTATCAATTTATGGGACATGGACACTGGATTATATGATGACGGGTTAAAAATGTCTGATACAGATAAATTCTTTATTCCAAGCACTTTTGATTATGCTCAAGAACTCAACGATATCTTAATCCTAACGCTGAGAAACGCAGGAACTTATTCTATCTAAAATTTAAATTTGAAAATAATACAACCGTCTTTGTTCAAAAGGCGGTTATTTTTTCCCCTTAAAAATACCGAATAATTCATTTCCTTGTCTAGGTGGAATGGAGTTGTAACAAGCTTCAAAACGTTGAACTTCAAAATAGGGTGAGAGGTAACTCAAATATTCTTCCATGTCGCCTCCAAATGGTCGTTTTTCTAGATCTCCAGTTAATGGAATATCAAACCACAATCCTACTAATTTTCCATTTGGTTTTAGAAGTTCATTCATCTTTTCTGCATAGGATTTTCTGGTTTCTGGAAGTGGAGGAAAAGAACAGAAAAAAGTTTGTTCTAATATCAAATCAAACTGACCTTCAAACTCAAAAAAGTCGTTTTCATGTAATTGTTCCACGGGAAAATTTGGGTTTCTTTCAGCAAAAGCTTTTAGTGGTTCATTAGCAATATCTAGTACGTGAACATTTGTAAATCCATTATTGAATAAATATTCTGCCTCATAAGAATTACCAGCACCTGGAATTAAAATAGTAAGCTTCTTGTTTGACAATTGATCTATATAATTCTGCAATGGAGGAGAAGGCGCTCCTAAATCCCATCCTGTATTATTCTCATTATAGCGTTGCGACCAATATTCTTTTGTAGTACTCAAGTTCTTAGATTTTCAACTAAAAATACAGCTTTTGGTTTAATTCTAATTTAAAAAAAGTACCGATAACTTTATCTATCGGTACTTTGTAACAACTATTAGTTTCTAATTTTCAATAATTAGTTTCCTAAAATTACTGTATATACCACTTGATCAACATTCCAACCTCTTTCGTTGAAACATCCGTTTTGTGCATCAGCTTGAATAAAAGCAATTTTCAATGGGTTAATTTGACGCTGAATTTCTGCAATGTGAGCATCAAATTGGAACTGATATCTATCCATATTAATATCAGAATCGCCATCGATATAATAAGAATAATCAAAAGTAAATTGCTGTGCTTGAGGTGGAAAAATTAAAGTTCCTTGAGTATAACTAATACAGTTAGAAGTATTCACATAAGCCTCAATTTCTTGAGCAGATTCACTTCCACATTGAATATCGCTATCTAAAGTACAGTTCACAATTCTTTGAGAAATTGCAGCATTTTGTAGTTTTTTTCCAGACTTTAATTCTTTAGCTAATTGCTGAATTTCTGGAGTATTAGAAACATCAATTACCTTAACAAATTGTTGGTTTTGTGTACTAGTTGGAACTATTTCCGTAACTACATTTTCGTCGTTCTGACAGCTGTTGAATGCAACTAAAGCTACAACAGCAATAATTAATTTAAAAGTTTTCATTTTAATGATGGTTAAAGGTTAATTCGATGGCGAATTTACCGATAATCAACATCCAAAAAACGGTACTTTAAAATGGTGATAATTGTATAATATTCTTAAAGTTAACTTAACAAGTTGATAAAGATTTTTTCGAAAATTCTTAATCCGTTTTATCGTTTCAAAAACTAACTTATTCAGTTTTTACTGTAAGTTCAAATTCATTTGTTTCACCATAAAGTCAAAACATAACACTTCTAAACGTTTTCCATCAAAAGTTGCATTCCAAGGTCCATGTCCTTTTCCTTCTAAAGGATAAAACTCATAAGGAACACCAGAATTTATATAATGATCTCTCAAGGTTTCTGCCTCTGAAAATAAAACTGTAGGATCTTCTGTTCCATGAATGATAATAATTGGCGCGTCATTAGCTCCAAAACGTTGTTTTCCATATAAATCATTAATCAATCGAGCTGTAACTCCACTTCCCCAAAAATCTAAAATAGTTCTAACCCTAGTGGTTTCGCCACCATTTGTACTTGCTAAAGTAGGATCGGTAGATGAAGAAATTTCACTGTAATAATCTTCAGCTTCGGTAACTCCAAGCATTGTTGCAGAAACAGCACCAGCTGAACCTCCACCAACAGAAACATAATCTAGATTAATGTTGTAAGTACCAGCATTTGCAAATACCCAACGCAATGCAGCTTTAGCATCTCTACTTGCTGGATACAAAGCATAAGCTTGATCTTTATCTGCAATAATTGCACTATTATTTTCAATATAAGTTGCCCATTCCTGCGGAACAGTTCCTAAATCAGCTTGTAAACGGTAGTTAATTGAAAAAGCAACCCAACCTCTTTCAGCAAAATAATTTGCCAAATACGTCATTTGCGATACTTCTTTTGAACCACCTACAAAACCTCCGCCATGAATTAGTAAAACTGCAGGTCGGTTTGTAGATGAATTATTTGGAACATAAGCATCAAGTTTCA
This genomic window from Tenacibaculum sp. 190524A05c contains:
- a CDS encoding methyltransferase, giving the protein MSTTKEYWSQRYNENNTGWDLGAPSPPLQNYIDQLSNKKLTILIPGAGNSYEAEYLFNNGFTNVHVLDIANEPLKAFAERNPNFPVEQLHENDFFEFEGQFDLILEQTFFCSFPPLPETRKSYAEKMNELLKPNGKLVGLWFDIPLTGDLEKRPFGGDMEEYLSYLSPYFEVQRFEACYNSIPPRQGNELFGIFKGKK
- a CDS encoding alpha/beta hydrolase, producing the protein MRKLIYTFALTTILYACSSSDTNDVPDTNNQAPTVSENSTYQVTVTKDITYAEGLSHQTINSSSSTVKELKLDAYVPNNSSTNRPAVLLIHGGGFVGGSKEVSQMTYLANYFAERGWVAFSINYRLQADLGTVPQEWATYIENNSAIIADKDQAYALYPASRDAKAALRWVFANAGTYNINLDYVSVGGGSAGAVSATMLGVTEAEDYYSEISSSTDPTLASTNGGETTRVRTILDFWGSGVTARLINDLYGKQRFGANDAPIIIIHGTEDPTVLFSEAETLRDHYINSGVPYEFYPLEGKGHGPWNATFDGKRLEVLCFDFMVKQMNLNLQ